DNA from Streptomyces sp. Edi4:
GCACCCGGCGCACCAGGCCGGCCCGGTCGAGTGCCTTCAGATCGCGCCGTACGGTCTCGGCGGTGACCTGGAAGGTCTCGGCGAGCGTGAGCACGTCCACGCGCCCGCTCTCCCGCGCGATCCGTAGGATCTCCTGCTGCCGCTCCGGTGCGTACACGTTTGGTTACGTCCGTTCCCTGCCCGAACTTGTGGTTGCCCTGTCAGGTTACGACCGTGAGCGCTTCTCGTACGTCGTTCCGGGCACCCGGCGGGCACAAACGGGCCCGGGCTCCGGTGATCTTGCCCACGGCGCGACGGCCCCCGGGTCCGATGACCTGGGGGCCGTCGCGGGCCGTGCGGAAGCCGGGGATCAGCCGACCGGCTGCGCCTCCTTGGCCGGCTCGGGCGCCGAGGCCTCGTCCACCGCGCCCTCGACGTGCAGCCGGGGGCGAGCCGGCAGCGCGAACATCACCAGGAAGATCACCGCGAGGACGCCTGCGACGTACCAGAGCGAGTGCTGGAAGCCTGCCACGAACGCCTGGTTCAGGCGCGGCGGCGCGAGGTCGTCGCCGATCGAGCCGAAGAAGACGACCGAGACCAGGCCGAGGCCGAGCGCGTTGCCCATCTGCTGCACGGTGTTGATGAGCCCGGACGCGGAACCGGAGTGCTCCTTGGGGACCTCCGAGAGCACCGCGTCGGTGAGCGGGGCCACGATGAGACCCATGCCGAGCCCCATCACGACCAGCGGGAGCGCCATCTGCCAGGGGGCGATGTCCATGCCGTAGTGGCCCGCCTCCCAGATGTAGATCAGCAGTCCGGCGGCCATCGTCAGGGCGCCCCCCTGGAGGACCTTGCGGCCGAAGCGGGGCACGAGCTTCTGCACGGACAGACCGGCCGCCACGGAGACCGCGATGGAGAACGGCACCCCGGTCAGACCGGCGCGCAGCGCGCTCCAGCCGAGGCCCATCTGCATGTAGAGCGTCCACACCAGGAAGAAGATGCCCAGGCCCACACCGAAGGTGGCCTGCACGGCGATGCCCGCGGCGAAGCTCTTCACCTTGAACAGCGACAGCTCGATGAGCGGCGAGCCGTCCCTGGCCGCCTTCCTGCGCTCGTAGGTGATCAGAGCGGCGAAGACCACGACGCTGCCGGCCATCGAGACGTAACCCCACAGCGGCCAGCCGAGCTCGCGGCCGCGGGTGAGCGGGTAGAGCAGCATGAGCAGGCCGAGCGTGACCAGGACGACACCGAGCAGGTCGAGCCTGAGGGCCTTGGGCGCCTTGGACTCGCCGATGAACTTGGTGCCGAGGATCAGGCCCACGATGCCGACGGGCAGGTTGATCAGGAAGATCGGACGCCATTCGAGACCGAACAGGTTCCACTCCGTGAGCAGCGCGCCCAGCAGCGGTCCCGAGACCGCGCCGAGGCCGACGATCGCGCCGAACAGGCCGAAGACCTTGCCGCGCTCGTGCGCGGGGAAGGTGGCGTGGACGATCGAGAGGACCTGCGGGACCATCATCGCGGCCATCGCGCCCTGGAGGATGCGGGAGGCGACCAGCATCTCGGGGTTGGCGGCGAAGCCGCACAGCGCGGAGGCGAGCGTGAAGCCGCCGATGCCGATGAGGAACAGCTTCTTGCGGCCGTGGATGTCGCCGAGGCGGCCGCCGGTGATCAGGCCCGCGGCGAACGCGAGCGCGTAGCCGGCGGTTATCCACTGGATCGAGGAGAAGCTCGCCCCGGTGTCCTGCTGGATGGAGGGTATGGCGATGTTGACGATCGTGACGTCGACCAGGTCCATGAAGGCCGCGGTCATCACGATGGCCAGGGCGAACCACCGGCGGCGGTCGGCGGCGGCGCTCGCCGCGGTCCCAGGGGTGCTACTGGTCGTGGTGGAAGACATGGGAGGAAAGTAGACCGCCTTTAGGTCACACCGTGTCCTCTTTGGCGCGGCATCCTGGACGGCATGACCGACACCCCGGCACGGCTGCTGCAACTGCTCTCCCTGCTCCAGACCCCGCGCGAATGGCCCGGCGGCGAGCTCGCGGACCGGCTCGGGGTGTCCCGGCGCACGGTGCGGCGCGACATCGACCGGCTGCGCGAGCTCGGCTATCCCGTGCAGGCGGCGCGCGGCGCCGACGGCGGGTACCGGCTCGTCGCGGGCAAGGCGATGCCGCCGCTTGTCCTCGACGACGAGGAGGCCGTGGCGATCGCGGTGGGCCTGCGTGCGGGCGCGGGCCACGCGGTGGACGGGGTGGAGGAGGCCTCGGTGCGGGCGCTGGCCAAGCTGGAGCAGGTGCTCCCCTCACGTCTGCGCCGCCGCGTCGCGAACCTCCAGGCCGCCACGATGCCGCTGTCCGGGGCCTGGCGCGGGGACGGCGCCACCGTCGACCCGCGCACCCTGACCACGCTGGCCTCGGCCGTCACCGGTGAGGAGCGGGTGCGCTTCGGCTATGTCTCGGGCGACCGCACCGCCACCAAGCGCCTGGCCGAGCCCTATCGCCTGGTCTCCACGGGGCGCCGGTGGTACCTGGTGGCGTACGACATCGAACGCGGTGACTGGCGTACGTTCCGGGTCGACCGGATCACCGAGCCGCTGGCGACCGGGGCGCGCTTCGCCCCGCGTGAGCTGCCGGAGGCGAACGCGGCGGAGTTCGTGCGCGCCTCGATGAAGCGGCTCAGGCCCGTCCTGCCCGTCCTGGATCTCGACATCACCTTCGAGGCCCCGGCCGACTTCGTGACCGCCCGCCTGCCCGGCGTCCTCGGCGTGCCCGAGCCGCTGGAGGAGGGGCGCTGCCGCCTGCGCGCCTCGTGCACCGACTCCCTGGAGTGGGTGGCGCTGCGGCTCGCCCTGGTGGACTGCGAATTCACCGTCCACCAGCCACCGGTGATGACGGCGTATCTGCGCGATCTGGGCGAGCGTCTGATCCGGGCGGCCCCGGCTGCGCCGGAGGAGTGAACGAGAGGGAGAACAGAGGAGACAAAAGAGAGGGGCCCCGACACCAGGGGGGGAAGGTGCCGGGGCCGGGAGCCCCAGCACCAGGGGGGGGAGGGTGCCGGAGCTCGTCTTGGGGGGCGGGGCCTAGGCCGCCGCGTCGAAGCCCGTGTCGCGCGCCATCTTCTTCAGCTCGAGCAGCGCGTGCTTCTCGATCTGCCGGATGCGCTCACGGGTCAGTCCGTGTTCCTTGCCTACTTCTGTCAGCGTACGCTCTCGACCGTCATCAATGCCGTAACGCATCTTGATGATCGAGGCGGTTCGCTGGTCGAGCTTGCCGATCAGGTCGTCGAGCTCTTCGCTGCGCAGCAGGGTGAGCACCGACTGCTCGGGCGAGACGGCCGAGGTGTCCTCCAGCAGATCGCCGAACTGGGTCTCGCCCTGGTCGTCGACCGGCATGTTCAAGGAGACCGGGTCCCGCGCCCAGTCGAGCACGTCACCGACGCGCTCGGGCGTGGAGCCCAGCTCGGCGGCGATCTCCGTGTGCTCGGGATCGCGGCCGTTCTCCCGGTTGAACTCGCGCTGGATCCGGCGGATGCGGCCCAGCTCCTCCACGAGGTGGACGGGGAGGCGGATGGTGCGGGACTGGTCGGCGATGGAGCGGGTGATGGCCTGTCGGATCCACCACGTCGCGTACGTGGAGAACTTGAATCCCTTGGCGTAGTCGAACTTCTCGACCGCGCGCACCAGGCCGGCGTTGCCCTCCTGGATGAGGTCGAGCAGCGGCAGACCCGCCCTCGGGTAGCGCCGGGCCACGGCTACGACCAGGCGCAGGTTGGATCGGATGAACAGGTCCTTGGCGCGCTCCCCCTCGGCGTACAGCGCCTCCAGCTCCTCGCGGGTGGCTCCGGCCGCCTTGCTCGACCCCGGCGCGTAGGCGTCCGATGTCGCCGCGCCGTCGAGGATCTGGCGTGCGTACACACCGGCCTCGATGGTCTGCGAGAGCTCGACCTCCTTGGCGGCGTCGAGCAGCGGCGTACGCGCGATTTCGTCGAGGTACATACCGACCAGGTCGCGGTCGGCGATCTCACCGCTGCTGACTGCGCGGACCCTGCTTCCCGAATCCGAACCGCCAGAGGCGGACTGTCGGCGGGCGACGGCGCGGGTTGCCATGCGTGCTCCCTTACTGAGTGGTCGCGACACCCTCCCGGGTGCCCTGCATCCGATGGAAACAACGGCTGGAATCCGGACAGAATTCCCGACCGGGCCCTCCATATTCGTGATCATGCAGTACCCTGTCGCGCCGCGAGCGGGTGACAGGGACCGCGAATCCGTACAGAGGCGCAGGTCAGAGCGGGTGGCGAGGGCGGACCGGGGGCGTTTGCCGGTCTTTATGGCGCCTTCATCCCTGAGACCGCCATCACAGGTGATGTGATCCCCTTCACCCCCGAAGAGCACCGCCCGCGACCGCGCTCCCGTTCCTCTAGACGGCCCGAGCCCCGGTGTGGTTGCTCGCGATGACCGATTTGCCGGACTCCGCGCGGGACGAGAGCTAGTTAAACATTCAAGGAGCGTCCGTACAGTAGATGTATGACCTCGGCACCCAACTGGCTCACCGACGAGGAGCAGCGCACCTGGCGCGCCTACCTCCACGCCACCCGGCTCTTCGAAGACCACCTCGACCGACAGCTCCAGCGCGACGCCGGGATGCCGCACGTCTACTACGGGCTGCTTGTCCAGCTCTCGCAGGCGCCCCGGCGGCGGCTGCGGATGACCGAGCTCGCCAAGAACGCGAAGATCACCCGCTCCCGGCTCTCCCACGCGATCACGCGCCTGGAGAAGAACGGCTGGGTGCGGCGCGAGGACTGCCCCTCCGACAAGCGGGGCCAGCTCGCCACCCTGACCGACGCCGGGTACGAGGTCCTTGAGCGCTCGGCGCCCGGCCATGTCGCCGCTGTACGCCAGGCCCTGTTCGACCGGCTCACCCCCGAGCAGGTGGACCAGCTCGGCGAGATCATGCGGGTGATGGCGCAGGGGCTCCAGCCCACCGACACCAAAGCGGACCTGCCCTGGCTCCGCTGAGTCGAGCGGGGCCAGGGCAGGTCGGTGCGTCCGGGGTGCTACCGGGCGCGGGCGGTCAGTGGGCGACCACCGGGATGCGCACCTCGTCCTCGACATCCTCACCGGCGCCCGTCCCGGCGACCGAAGTACCGCCCGGGCGACCGGTGTTGATGAAGGTGACGGCGATGACGGAGGCGGTCACCAGGATGCCGACCGCCCACCAGATGGCGGCGGTGAAGCCGTGCACCATGGCCTGGAGCCTCAGGAGCTCGGGGTTGGTGGCGCCGAGGGCCATGTGCCCGGTGACGTACGCGGTCGTCGCGGAGGCGGCGATGGTGTTGAGCAGCGCCGTGCCGATCGCGCCGCCGACCTGCTGCGAAGTGTTGACCATCGCGGAGGCGACCCCCGCGTCGCGCGGCTCGACACCGATGGTGGCCAGCGACATGGCGGGCATGAACGCGGTGCCCATGCCGAGGCCGAGCAGGATCTGCGCCGGCAGGATCACCGCGGCGTACGAGGTCGAGACGGACAGCTGGGTCAGGATCAGCATGCCGGCCGCGGCGGTCAGGAAGCCGGGACCCATCAGCAGGCGCGGTGCGACCCGGGTCATCAGGCGGGCGCCGATCTGCGTGGAGCCGGTGATCATGCCCGCGATCATGGGCAGGAACGCGAAGCCCGTCTTGACCGGCGAGTAGCCCTTCACGACCTGGAGGTAGTAGGTCAGGAAGAGGAAGAGGCCGAACATCGCGATGATGGCGAGGCCGAGCGAGAGGTAGACGCCGCCGCGGTTGCGGTTGGTGATGACACGCGGGGGCAGCAGCGGGTGGCGCACCCGGGCCTCAAGAGTGACGAAGGCGGCGAGCAGCACCGCGGACGCGACGAACATCGTGATCGTCACGGCGTCCGACCAGCCGGCCGACTCGGCGCGGGTGAAGCCGTAGACGAGCGCGACAAGGCCGGTGGTGGACAGGAGCACACCGGGGACGTCGAGCGGCGAGCGGTTGCGGGTGCCGGCCGGCTCACGGATGACGAGGTAGGCGCCGAGTGCGGCGACGATCGCGAACGGGATGTTCACGAAGAAGGTCCAGCGCCAGTTCAGGTACTCGGTGAGGAAGCCGCCGAGGATCAGGCCCACCGCGCCACCGCCACCGGCGATCGCGCCGTAGATGCCGAACGCCTTGGCGCGCTCCTTGGCGTCGGTGAACATCACGGCGAGCAGCGAGAGGGCGGCCGGCGCCAGCAGCGCGCCGAAGGCACCCTGGAGCGCGCGCGAACCCAGCAGCATGGCCTCGCCGGTGGCGGCGCCGCCGAGCGCGGAGGCCGCGGCGAAGCCGAGCAGACCGACGACGAAGGTGCGCTTGCGGCCCCACAGGTCGGCGATGCGCCCGCCGAACAGGAGCAGGCCGCCGAACGCGAGGGCGTAAGCGGTGATGACCCACTGCTTGTTGGCGTCACTGATGTGCAGCGCGTGCTGGGCGGAGGGCAGCGCGATGTTCACGATCGTCGCGTCGAGCACGACCATCAGCTGGGCCAGGGCTATGAAGGCGAGCGCCTTCCAGCGACTGGGGTCGGGGACGAGGGAGAGCTGGTCCGGCTTGTCCAGACCGACTGTTTGAGACATGGGGGTAGCCACCTTGGGACGCGGATTACCGAGAAAAGTGTTTGTAACTGCGCTTCAACTACAGGATGTGAACGGGGAGTTGAACCAAGAAGGCGGTCAACCCCTCCGGAGGTCTTCGAGGGTCGCCGCACTGCCCGGCAGCTCGGACCGCGCCGGGGCCTGAAGCCCGTCGAGGAACAGTTGCAGATGACGGTGGACGAACTGGTCGATGTTCAGGCAGGGCGTGCCCGGCAGCGGCCGGGTCAACTGGGAGAGGGCGACCATGAGATCGCCCACGGCGACGTCGGTGCGGAGGCGGCCGGCCGCGCGGGCGCGGTCCATCAGCCCCTCCACGTCGCGTTCGAGGCGGTCGCTTGCCGCGTTCAGCTCGGCGTGGTCCTGGTCGAAGGTGTCGGAGAGCATCGGACAGAGCGCGCCGATCCGCTCGTCCGCCGCCGCGTGCACGAAGCGGCGCAGCGCGTCGAAGGGGTCGGCCTCCTCGGCGGCGGCCGCCTCGGCCCGGTCGGCGACGCGGTCCATGACGGACAGGACCACGCTGGTGATGAGCTCGGTGCGGTCGGCGAAGTGGCGGTAGATCGTGGCGTTGCCGACGCCGGCCCTGCGGGCGACCTCGTCCAGCGGCACCTCGGCGCCGAACTCGACGAACATCTCCCGCGCGGCGGCGATGATCCGCTCCCGGTTGCGCAGGGCGTCGGCCCGCGGACGCGGGGCGCGGCGCGGCTGAGCGCTGACGGGTGCGGCGGCAGTCGACACGGCTCTGCTCCTTCTTCTTGACCGGGGTACGGGGGGCGATCGCCTGTTCAGGGCGAGCGCGGTGGACGGGTTCCGCCGGGATCCGACCCAAGCGGAGAAGCACTCCCCGTTTCGCGGGGACACCGGTTCAAACGGGGAGAGCGTCCCCGTTTATTTCCCGCCTTGAATGTGACCTGCGCCACTTCCGCCCATGTCCGGAAAAACCCACATTCGGGCCACCCAGCGCGCGCCCCCGACCCCTCCGACACAGGGTGATCAGACGAGCGCAGCGAGGAACCGGCCAGCTGCCGCGTACCCGAAGGCGAGGGCGTGCGCATGCAGGACGTCAGCCAGTCCCGCCCGGACCGGGCGCCGGGACGCCGGATACGCACCCGGCGCCGGAGCACGTTCTTCGGCGCCGCCCTCACGTCGGTCGCGCTCGCCGCGCTGACCACCGGATCCACCACGCTCACCGTCGCCACCCGCGCCTCCGCCGGGCCGGTGGCCGCACCCGGCGAGTCCCCGCTCGACCCCTGCCGCATCCCGGCCACGCTCGGCGTCCAGATGTCGGAGGGGATGCCGACGCCCCCCGGGTACGCGCACTCCACCGGGATCGTCCGGGCCCTCACTTTGATGATCGACTTCCCGGACGCGCCGGGCAGCGGGACCGCGCTCAGCCGGTACCAGGAGTTCTTCCCGCAGACCAGCAACTGGTTCCGCAACGCCTCCTACGGCCGCCTCGACTACCGGCCCGAGGCGCCCATCCCGCAGTGGCTGCGGATGCCGAAGGCCTTCTCGGCGTACGGGATCGACCGGGGCTCCCCCTATGAGCCGGGCTACCACCGGCTGGTCCAGGACATGGTCGCGGCGGCGGGCCCCCGGGTGAACTTCTCCAAGTACGACCTGGTGAACGTGCTGGTCACCCCGAACGCGGGCCCCTCCGCGCTGGACACGGTCCTGTCGGTGACGTTCTCCGGCAACGAGGACGCGCCGTACGCCGACGGGGTCCCGCTGTCCAACACCTCGTTCGTCTACAGCCGCCAGGACGACGGGTCGGGATCGTACGGGCAGACCGGCTACCGGGTGCTGCCGCACGAGAACGGCCATGTCTTCGGGCTGCCCGACCTCTACACCGCGCAGGGCGGCGGCGCCGTCGGACACTGGGACATCATGTCCGAGGACTGGGGGGCCAACAACGACATGCTGGGCTGGCACAAGTGGAAGCTGGGCTGGCTCGACAACAGCCAGGTGTCCTGCGCGACCGGGACCGGCGACAGCCAGTACGCGCTGACCCCGCTGGCCACCGAGGGCGGCCCCAAGCTGGTCTTCGTGCCGGTCACCAAGGAGAGCGGGTACGCGGTGGAGGTCCGCACCCAGGCCGGCAACGACGAGGTGGTCTGCAAGCCCGGGGTGCTGATCTACCGCGTGGACGCGGGCGTCGACACCGGCCGCGGCCCCATCAGCGTCTCGGACGCCGAACCCACGGCGGGGGGCTGCACCCGGCGCCCCAACGTCAACGCGGAACTCTCCGACGCGCCGTACACCACGGGCGAATCCTTCACGGACCGGACCAACGGAATCCGGATCGCGGTGACGGGCGTGGACGGCATGGGCAACTACCACGTGAAGGTGACCCGCTCCTGACCGCTCCGGCTCCGGATCCGGCTCCGGCGACTGGTGCCGAACTCACCGCTTTTCAGCGCTGGTTCAAGCGCTTTCCCACCGTTCCCGCAGCTCCCGCTTCAGCACCTTCCCCGTCGCGTTGCGCGGCAGCGCGTCCTCGCCCACCATCACCCGAGCCGGCACCTTGAACCCCGCCAGCACCCCGGCCACATGGGCCCGCAGCTCGTCCGGTGACACCGACGCGCCCGGCCGCACCTGCACCACCGCCGCCACCTCCTCCCCCAGGACCGGATGCGGCACTCCGAGCACCGCCGCGTCCAGCACCGCCGGATGGTCGTGCAGGACCCCCTCGACCTCCACGCAGTACACGTTCTCGCCGCCCCGGATCACCATGTCCTTGATCCGGTCGACGATCCCGACCCGCCCCTCGCGCACCACCGCGAGATCACCCGTCCTGAACCACCCCGCCGAGAACGCCTGCCGGGTGGCTTCCGGATCGTTCCAGTACCCGCGCACCAACGACTGCCCGCGCAGCCAGAGTTCGCCGGTCTCCCCCTCGGCGAGCGGCGCGCCGTCCACCCCGGCGATCCGCACCTCCGTCGCCGGTGTGGGCCGCCCGGCGCTTCCGGGCCATTGGCGGTACTCCGCGCCGAAGTTGGCCAGCACCCCGCCGCTCGTCTCGGTCAGCCCGTACCCGTTGCGCGGCTCGACCCGCGAGCCGTACCGCGCGCTCAGCCCGCTCACCAGGCCGGGCGGGGCCGGCGCGCCGCCGGTGTTGAGCGCGGTCAGCGTGTCGAGCCCGTCGCCCAACTCATCGGCAGCGTCCAGGAGTTGGAGGGCAGTCGCCGGGACACCGGCGTAGGCCGTGACCCGGTGTTCGCGGATCAGGGCGAGGGCCCGGCGCGCGTCCCACTTGCGCATCAGGACCAGCGCACCGCCCGCCGACATCGTCGCGTACACCGAGGTGAACGCGGCCACGTGGAAGAAGGGGAAGGTCATGAGCGTGACCGGGGCGGGCCCCTGCCCCGGGACGAGACCGCGCCCGAGCAGGGACATGGCCGCCTGGAAGCGGGGGTTCATGACCGCGCCGGCCTGCGCGAGCTGGGTGGCGACGGCGCCCTTGGGGCGGCCGGTGGTGCCGGAGGTGTAGATGATGGTGGCGTCCGCGTCCGGGGAGACATGGACGTCCGGCGGCCCGGCGGCCGGGTCGGGCGAGGTCAGCTCGGCGAGGTCGGCGTACCGCTCGAAGCCGTCGGGCAGCACGCCCGCGTGGTGGAAGACCAGGCCGCGCACCCCGCGCGCACCGGCCCATCCGGCCACCCGGTCCAGGCGCTCGCCGTCGACGAGCAGCACCCCCGGGTCGCAGTCGTCGAGGGCGTACGCGCACTCCTGTGCCGTCCACCACGCGTTCAGCGGCACGGCCACCAGGCCCGCCAACTGGGCGGCCCAGAAGGCGATCTGCCACTCGGGGTGGTTGCGCAGGGCGATGACCGCGCGGTCACCGGGGCGCAGCCCGTAGGTGCCGGCCAGGCGGCGGGCCAGGGCGCAGGAGGCGGCGAAGAACTCGGCGTAGGAATAGGTGCGGCTCTCGGCGATCAGGAAGGGGCTCTCGCCGAAGGCCCAGACCGTCTCGGCGAACTCCCGCAGCGTGCGCGGCCCGGTGGCGTACTCCAGAGCGCCGCTCTCGCCCCGGACGACGGCGAACGGCGCGCCGGGCGCGGTGAGCAGCGCCTCGGCCGGGCCGGGTTCGATACGCGCCCCACCGTCCTGCTCCCCTGTCGTCACCACGGGATGCCCTCCTAAGCGTCCGCTCAGTATGTGCGGCACGACGCTATGCCCCTCCCCGGCTCCGGTCAAGGTCGGTGTAGAACACAACGGCCCGGGACGGGGACATACCCGCTCAGCCCGGCAACACGACCTGGCCGATTCCGTTCGGTCCCGACGCCGTGCCGGACAGGGCGTCGTCCGGGACCGGGCGGTCGCCCCGCAGCGCGTCCCAGACCTTGGGGGCCTTGGCCGCGTCCGGCACCAGGCGGTCCTCGTCGCCCTGCTCCAGCTGGGCCGGCAGCGTGACCATCTGGATGTCCCGCGCGGTCAGCCCCCGCATCGAGTAGGCGAGGGACGCGAGGTCGCCGACGTGGGCGAGGGAGGAGTCGGTGGTCAGGGACTTCGTCGCGGCGTCGGCCACCTCGAAGAGCCTGGCCGGGTCGGACAGGAGCCGCCCGCCCGTGAGCCGCCCGATCAACACGGTGAGGAACTGGTGCTGGAGCTGGATGCGACCGAGGTCGCTTCCGTTGCCCACGCCGTGCCGGGTGCGGACCAGGTCGAGGGCCTGCTGCCCGTTCAAGTGATGCTTGCCCACCGGGAGATGGAGTCCGCTCTGCTGGTCGTCGATGGGCTTGGCGAGGGTGATGTCGGTCCCGCCGAGCGCGTCCATCAGCTCCGCGAAGCCGTTGAAGCCGACCTCCACGTAGTGGTTCACGCGCAGCCCGCCGCTCAGCGCTTCCACCGCCGCGACCGCGCAGGGGGCGCCGCCCGTCTCGTACACGGAGTTGAACATGACGCCTTCGCGCGCCGCCAGCTCGGTGCCGGACGCGGTGGTGCAGGCGGGGCGGTCGACGATGGTGTCGCGCGGGATGCTGACGAGCGCCGCCTTCTTGCGGCCGCCGTACACATGGAGCAGCAGCGTGGTGTCGGAGCGCCCGGTGGCGTCGCCGCCACCCGCGCGCGTGGCGTTCTTGCCGGCCCGCGAGTCGGATCCGACGATCAGGATGTTGAGGTCGGACGTGGCGGAGGCGGCCGGGGTGAGCAGGGAGCCGAGCTCGACGCCGGAGATGTTCCGGTTCAGCCGGTGCCAGGTGTAGGCGGCCGCGCCGCCGATGAGCAGCAGCACCCCGAGGAGCGAACAGAGCACGATGCGGGCGGTCCGGCCGACCCGGGGTATGCGGCCCCCGCGAGGTCCGTGCATCATCCCTCGACTCCGTCCGTCGGCGC
Protein-coding regions in this window:
- a CDS encoding MFS transporter, coding for MSSTTTSSTPGTAASAAADRRRWFALAIVMTAAFMDLVDVTIVNIAIPSIQQDTGASFSSIQWITAGYALAFAAGLITGGRLGDIHGRKKLFLIGIGGFTLASALCGFAANPEMLVASRILQGAMAAMMVPQVLSIVHATFPAHERGKVFGLFGAIVGLGAVSGPLLGALLTEWNLFGLEWRPIFLINLPVGIVGLILGTKFIGESKAPKALRLDLLGVVLVTLGLLMLLYPLTRGRELGWPLWGYVSMAGSVVVFAALITYERRKAARDGSPLIELSLFKVKSFAAGIAVQATFGVGLGIFFLVWTLYMQMGLGWSALRAGLTGVPFSIAVSVAAGLSVQKLVPRFGRKVLQGGALTMAAGLLIYIWEAGHYGMDIAPWQMALPLVVMGLGMGLIVAPLTDAVLSEVPKEHSGSASGLINTVQQMGNALGLGLVSVVFFGSIGDDLAPPRLNQAFVAGFQHSLWYVAGVLAVIFLVMFALPARPRLHVEGAVDEASAPEPAKEAQPVG
- a CDS encoding YafY family protein, translating into MTDTPARLLQLLSLLQTPREWPGGELADRLGVSRRTVRRDIDRLRELGYPVQAARGADGGYRLVAGKAMPPLVLDDEEAVAIAVGLRAGAGHAVDGVEEASVRALAKLEQVLPSRLRRRVANLQAATMPLSGAWRGDGATVDPRTLTTLASAVTGEERVRFGYVSGDRTATKRLAEPYRLVSTGRRWYLVAYDIERGDWRTFRVDRITEPLATGARFAPRELPEANAAEFVRASMKRLRPVLPVLDLDITFEAPADFVTARLPGVLGVPEPLEEGRCRLRASCTDSLEWVALRLALVDCEFTVHQPPVMTAYLRDLGERLIRAAPAAPEE
- a CDS encoding sigma-70 family RNA polymerase sigma factor — its product is MATRAVARRQSASGGSDSGSRVRAVSSGEIADRDLVGMYLDEIARTPLLDAAKEVELSQTIEAGVYARQILDGAATSDAYAPGSSKAAGATREELEALYAEGERAKDLFIRSNLRLVVAVARRYPRAGLPLLDLIQEGNAGLVRAVEKFDYAKGFKFSTYATWWIRQAITRSIADQSRTIRLPVHLVEELGRIRRIQREFNRENGRDPEHTEIAAELGSTPERVGDVLDWARDPVSLNMPVDDQGETQFGDLLEDTSAVSPEQSVLTLLRSEELDDLIGKLDQRTASIIKMRYGIDDGRERTLTEVGKEHGLTRERIRQIEKHALLELKKMARDTGFDAAA
- a CDS encoding MarR family transcriptional regulator — translated: MTSAPNWLTDEEQRTWRAYLHATRLFEDHLDRQLQRDAGMPHVYYGLLVQLSQAPRRRLRMTELAKNAKITRSRLSHAITRLEKNGWVRREDCPSDKRGQLATLTDAGYEVLERSAPGHVAAVRQALFDRLTPEQVDQLGEIMRVMAQGLQPTDTKADLPWLR
- a CDS encoding MFS transporter, with amino-acid sequence MSQTVGLDKPDQLSLVPDPSRWKALAFIALAQLMVVLDATIVNIALPSAQHALHISDANKQWVITAYALAFGGLLLFGGRIADLWGRKRTFVVGLLGFAAASALGGAATGEAMLLGSRALQGAFGALLAPAALSLLAVMFTDAKERAKAFGIYGAIAGGGGAVGLILGGFLTEYLNWRWTFFVNIPFAIVAALGAYLVIREPAGTRNRSPLDVPGVLLSTTGLVALVYGFTRAESAGWSDAVTITMFVASAVLLAAFVTLEARVRHPLLPPRVITNRNRGGVYLSLGLAIIAMFGLFLFLTYYLQVVKGYSPVKTGFAFLPMIAGMITGSTQIGARLMTRVAPRLLMGPGFLTAAAGMLILTQLSVSTSYAAVILPAQILLGLGMGTAFMPAMSLATIGVEPRDAGVASAMVNTSQQVGGAIGTALLNTIAASATTAYVTGHMALGATNPELLRLQAMVHGFTAAIWWAVGILVTASVIAVTFINTGRPGGTSVAGTGAGEDVEDEVRIPVVAH
- a CDS encoding TetR family transcriptional regulator, producing MSTAAAPVSAQPRRAPRPRADALRNRERIIAAAREMFVEFGAEVPLDEVARRAGVGNATIYRHFADRTELITSVVLSVMDRVADRAEAAAAEEADPFDALRRFVHAAADERIGALCPMLSDTFDQDHAELNAASDRLERDVEGLMDRARAAGRLRTDVAVGDLMVALSQLTRPLPGTPCLNIDQFVHRHLQLFLDGLQAPARSELPGSAATLEDLRRG
- a CDS encoding M6 family metalloprotease domain-containing protein → MQDVSQSRPDRAPGRRIRTRRRSTFFGAALTSVALAALTTGSTTLTVATRASAGPVAAPGESPLDPCRIPATLGVQMSEGMPTPPGYAHSTGIVRALTLMIDFPDAPGSGTALSRYQEFFPQTSNWFRNASYGRLDYRPEAPIPQWLRMPKAFSAYGIDRGSPYEPGYHRLVQDMVAAAGPRVNFSKYDLVNVLVTPNAGPSALDTVLSVTFSGNEDAPYADGVPLSNTSFVYSRQDDGSGSYGQTGYRVLPHENGHVFGLPDLYTAQGGGAVGHWDIMSEDWGANNDMLGWHKWKLGWLDNSQVSCATGTGDSQYALTPLATEGGPKLVFVPVTKESGYAVEVRTQAGNDEVVCKPGVLIYRVDAGVDTGRGPISVSDAEPTAGGCTRRPNVNAELSDAPYTTGESFTDRTNGIRIAVTGVDGMGNYHVKVTRS
- a CDS encoding class I adenylate-forming enzyme family protein codes for the protein MTTGEQDGGARIEPGPAEALLTAPGAPFAVVRGESGALEYATGPRTLREFAETVWAFGESPFLIAESRTYSYAEFFAASCALARRLAGTYGLRPGDRAVIALRNHPEWQIAFWAAQLAGLVAVPLNAWWTAQECAYALDDCDPGVLLVDGERLDRVAGWAGARGVRGLVFHHAGVLPDGFERYADLAELTSPDPAAGPPDVHVSPDADATIIYTSGTTGRPKGAVATQLAQAGAVMNPRFQAAMSLLGRGLVPGQGPAPVTLMTFPFFHVAAFTSVYATMSAGGALVLMRKWDARRALALIREHRVTAYAGVPATALQLLDAADELGDGLDTLTALNTGGAPAPPGLVSGLSARYGSRVEPRNGYGLTETSGGVLANFGAEYRQWPGSAGRPTPATEVRIAGVDGAPLAEGETGELWLRGQSLVRGYWNDPEATRQAFSAGWFRTGDLAVVREGRVGIVDRIKDMVIRGGENVYCVEVEGVLHDHPAVLDAAVLGVPHPVLGEEVAAVVQVRPGASVSPDELRAHVAGVLAGFKVPARVMVGEDALPRNATGKVLKRELRERWESA
- a CDS encoding LCP family protein; protein product: MMHGPRGGRIPRVGRTARIVLCSLLGVLLLIGGAAAYTWHRLNRNISGVELGSLLTPAASATSDLNILIVGSDSRAGKNATRAGGGDATGRSDTTLLLHVYGGRKKAALVSIPRDTIVDRPACTTASGTELAAREGVMFNSVYETGGAPCAVAAVEALSGGLRVNHYVEVGFNGFAELMDALGGTDITLAKPIDDQQSGLHLPVGKHHLNGQQALDLVRTRHGVGNGSDLGRIQLQHQFLTVLIGRLTGGRLLSDPARLFEVADAATKSLTTDSSLAHVGDLASLAYSMRGLTARDIQMVTLPAQLEQGDEDRLVPDAAKAPKVWDALRGDRPVPDDALSGTASGPNGIGQVVLPG